From the genome of Nicotiana tabacum cultivar K326 chromosome 17, ASM71507v2, whole genome shotgun sequence:
TTTGGTTCTCTTAACCGATTTTTCTCAATATAAAGAGGGCTCTAGTAATTTTTGTGTGGGTATCATGAGATGCTAGATATTAAGAACTCAATATGTGCTTCGACGTTGGTTAATTCAATACATCATAAACGTaacattattattgtttttagagaaaattatgtaatatattacTAGACTAAATTAATGTCATAAACGTAATATAGTAATATAATGTTTTAGCCTTTTGGATATTACACACGGGATCCTCTCATTATTGGAATTGCAACATCATTTCTTTCACATTAGATTATTGCCCCAATGGTCATAAGTGACTCTTCTTATTTAATTGCTTGGACGTTTTGATACATTTATTTATGTTAATATAAACAATATCCCTTGATATTGGTTTACCTTTACGTGACAAACATTCAAGTGATAGTACCTCAATGTGAAGCTAAAGCATGCTGCATgcctaaaataaatatataatcaaaaaaTCGTTGATAACgagtataattttaaatttaaagtaaAATTTGATATTAGGTAAACTCAAGATATATGTATCAATGTTATATTAAAAAACATGCTAATTCTCGATAAATCTATTATACGTTCGTCAAACGGTGAATTAAAGATAAACAATAtacaattttttaaaatttgattttgCAGTTTACTTGCAAATTATGATTTGAAATCTTgtaactcaagccctaatttttttttatatttttttatatagaaGGTAGAAAACGTACCAAGAAGATTAAACGCATAAGATTCTACATACTAACcaatatttttattagttttacaaaattatttttcattcataaagCAAACCAAAATACTCTTCAACAAAGAAAAAGTCCAACGTAGTTTTTTATAAAAATTGACACAACAATTATTTAAAGACATTTTCCTTAATAGGTAATCTAAACACACACGAAAAACTAGATAGCTTCTTTGTCTCATCCTTATTTGCTTGAGAAATGgttaattatttgatttggttCTTACATGCTAAAAATGGGTGAGCTTAGTTTGAGAGTTCATTAATCTAATGAATATATATTGGTTAATTATTTATAGATCAAAATCAAATCCAAATGTCACCTAACATTACCCAACAAGATGAATATTGAAGTATAATTGGGTAAATTAGTAAAGCAAAGGATGATCTAACTCAACAGTTTTAAAAAGTCATATATctctgaataaaagaaaggaattaAAAAAAGGCTACAAAAATTAAAAGCAGGGAAAACAAAAgcgaaaaagaggaaaaagtggAGAGAGACTTGTATTGAAGGCCACATATGTTCCCCCATTAACGCACTGTCTCGTCTTCTGTTGCTTCTCTATCAACCTTTTCTTGAGCTATACTATTGATTTGATATACTCGAAATTAAATcggaaaaataatcaaatttcatAAAAGAAGAGAACATTCTATTAGAATTTTCAGATCAGGATTGTTTGATTCAGTCTTAAAGCATAATGTcctgctgtcacgacccaaaatccactaagggtcgtgatggcgccggacatcgctgtcagacaagccaaccataaatacttaatttaaaCAATTGTGAAAAACtctaatttttcttcaatttttactagtaaaagatacTCAGTTCATCCGTGAGTTTTTATCATCTTcattatttcttttgatttttcttgtcGGTGTTTTTCTGTGAATTCGTCAGAATgtatgcttatttttattcattttttgatcaatattttggcCGACCTCAACTAGCTTAGGATTGAGGTGTATTAGTAGTTTTGTTGCTGTAATTATCATTATTACTTACAATTTTTGTTAAATAATTATCATTATCATTCGTTTTTAGTTTTATCTTTTATATTCATTTCTTTCATGATCAATGATCCGAGAAAAGGTTGGTGAACACCAATATGATTTATCATTTGCACCcggtttcaattttttttttccagatgaTTAATTTAATTGGATATCGTCTTGCTCAAGTATCATTgccttttgattttttgattaGTGACTACTTGCTACAATGTGTTGATACTTTGCTTTTTTACTTGACTTGCTTTTTACTTGGTGATTGGATTCAAATGAAGGAGTTATTGTGATGGTTATATGGCTATCAGGGgaagataaataataaaattgaatTTTTAGCCTGgactttcttttttcaaaatttgaccAAGTAACATGTCAAGAGTTTTGATGGGCTTTTTCTTCCCCTTTAATCCTGAAGACTCAAAGAAGTTAACATGACATTAACACGGAGCTTATCCACAAATGGAATTGTGGAAATAGGTGATGCTCTGCTGGCCTATAATGCACTTTAAGATGTCAAGATGCCTATTTGTATATAAAGTAGAGGTTACTTTGTTTGTGGTCAAAAGCATTTGTCTCGGGGAGCAACTTTGACCTGATTTGGAGTCAGTTGAGTGGATGGTAGAGTGAGTTTTTAAGATTGATTATCAATCTATGAGCAGCAGCCCTGTGTGTGTTCAAGAACAACCTTTTATGAGAGCATTCTATTTAGAGTAAGCACGTGCAGTTTCTCTTCTTCATGGATTCTTTTCTTGGCCTTTTTTAGTGATAAATAGCCATTTAGTTCACACTAAAATGTCTCAAGCAGCTGACGTCATTGCTATATTTGTTTTCTCCTAGGAATATGTTGCTTTGAAGATCCAGAAAAGTGCACCACAATTTGCTCAAGCAGCTCTTCATGAAATTGAAGTCCTTTCTGCGATTGCCAATGGTGATCCATCGAATAGTAAATATGTTGTACGACTTATTGACCATTTTAGGCACACTGGCCCTAACGGGCAGCACTTATGCATGGTTCTTGAATTCCTTGGCGATAGCTTATTGAGGCTGGTCAAATATAATCGCTATAAGGGCCTTGAAATGAATAAAGTTAGGGAAATATGCAAATGTGTTTTGACTGGTTTAGATTATTTGCATAGGGGACTTGGAATTATTCATACAGACTTGAAACTTGAAAATATTCTTTTACTTTCTACAATTAATGCCACAAAAGATCCCATTAGATCCGGAATGACTCCCATCCTTGAAAGGCCTGAGGGGAACCCTAATGGAGGAGTAACAATGAATATCATTGAGAAAAAGCTAAAGCAAAGGGCAAGGAGAGCAGCAGCTAGGATATCTGGAAGACGGGCTTCAATGGGTGGGGTAGGAGGGACTCCAAAATCAAATAGATCCCTTGATGGGATTGACTTGAGGTGCAAGGTTGTGGATTTTGGAAATGCATGCTGGGCTGATAAGCAGTTTGCGCAAGAAATTCAAACAAGGCAGTACAGATCCCCTGAAGTTATACTTCAATCTGGATATTCATTCTCTGCTGACATGTGGTCTTTTGCTTGTATTGCATTTGAGCTTGCTACTGGTGAGATGATGTTCACTCCCAAAGGTGGACAAGGTTTCAATGAGGATGAGGTAAGACGATTTCATTTATGTTTCCTTGATTAACTGTTCTTTCACTGCATAATGCagctatttctcttttttttttttggaataagTATTGCGACTTTCTGATTTGAGGTCTGTTTTTTTGGGTGTAAGGCGGAGTCGACCTAGCCTTAGAAAGAATTATGTCTAATCAATTTTACCTCCTGAAGAGGaattattttaaaactttatTTGACTATATTTGTTATTATTTGGTGGGTTGCAGGATCATCTAGCTATGATGATGGAGCTTCTAGGGAAGATCCCTCGGAAGGTTAGCACATTATATTGCTTTTGTGGGCCTTTAAGAACTATTTCTGAAAATAGCTGCTGAAATTTTCTTTTACTAACTTCTGGTGGAGCAGATAGCCATTGGTGGGGCTAGATCCAAAGATTACTTTGACAGGCACGGAGATCTGAAGAGGATCCGTAGGCTGAAATATGGTTCTCTAGATAAATTGCTAGTTGACAAGTTTAGGTTTTCTGAAATTGATGCCCATGAGTTCGCCGAATTTCTTGGTCCTCTTCTTGATTTTGAGCCAGAGAAACGACCAACTGCTGAGCAGTTCTTGCAACACCCGTGGCTCAACTTTAAAAATCTTAAGAAAACAGAGGTGAAGAGTGAATCAGGTCTGGAAAAGGTTAATGTCGGAATGAGCAAGCTACAGATTAAGGTGGGTAAGTGATGTAGGGATCGATGGTCTTCTCATTGTTGTGCAGCCATATGTCCCACTCTCCAGCCTGTACCAGTGTCGCTTGTGATTTAATTTTTGGATTGTTTTAATTTTGAATTAGATTTGATTCATTTATTAGCTGTGTATTAGTAGTTTTGAATGATCATGACGGGGAAATGACATCTGAAGTAGGAATTGACCTCTCTCCTAAATATTCCGAGCTGAAGCTTCACGTGGTTGTTTTAGTGAAATTGACAGTCACTGAAGAAATGATTCCTTCATTCCCTTTTGAAAAAGCAGTTGCCCGTGTTCTTTTAAGGGCCCTGGGGAAACAAAGCAAGCTCCATAATGACTATATGGCAGCAttagaactcagcattatctgccCAGGCACGAGACTTTAGCTGCCTGAGAAAGTTTGCTTTTTTGAGGCACTCTGAAGAAGTATGTGAATAAAAGGGGTTGCTTTTGTATATTTAACATTGGAAGGAGCAGGTGGAATCCTTGATCTTTTATTAGCCTTGAGACTTTCTAATGGACGTTAGTGGCCTAAAATCCGGCAGAGGATTTCTAACTCATGTTGAGGTCCTATGACAAAAGATCATAAAATTCTGCATACAAGATTTTGAAATTTTGTAAATCGtttccacttttttttttttttttttaaatctaatTATTGTATTGGTTCTTGCTAAGGAATCTAACTTGTCATGTGTATTCAACATCTCTTGTTTCTTTGGAAAATGTAGTAAGTATATCGTTTGAGGTTTTGACTGAAAGAGAACgacatcaaacaaataatttTAGTATGATTGGCTTTTAATTTTTTCGTCCTACTCTTACAGAATGTAGGAGTTTTT
Proteins encoded in this window:
- the LOC107799988 gene encoding uncharacterized protein LOC107799988; the encoded protein is MVLEFLGDSLLRLVKYNRYKGLEMNKVREICKCVLTGLDYLHRGLGIIHTDLKLENILLLSTINATKDPIRSGMTPILERPEGNPNGGVTMNIIEKKLKQRARRAAARISGRRASMGGVGGTPKSNRSLDGIDLRCKVVDFGNACWADKQFAQEIQTRQYRSPEVILQSGYSFSADMWSFACIAFELATGEMMFTPKGGQGFNEDEDHLAMMMELLGKIPRKIAIGGARSKDYFDRHGDLKRIRRLKYGSLDKLLVDKFRFSEIDAHEFAEFLGPLLDFEPEKRPTAEQFLQHPWLNFKNLKKTEVKSESGLEKVNVGMSKLQIKVGK